From Ochotona princeps isolate mOchPri1 chromosome X, mOchPri1.hap1, whole genome shotgun sequence, one genomic window encodes:
- the BEX5 gene encoding protein BEX5: protein MSSGVSLEGLSRSLGDKVWFLNYYPTILWYIFVGVALRRIFQENGGFRTRIRTGVPPRERRNRKRKTLNMENVSKESKVEEQAPVKNEEEARPIEGGEGQQPAGNVRGGWVPPVQDFEEDMHDRLANNIDLIDGEADDMERFMEEMRELRRKIRELQLRYSLRILIGDPPHHDHHDEFCLMP, encoded by the exons ATGAGTTCTGGGGTATCCCTGGAGGGATTATCAAGATCCCTGGGAGATAAGGTATGGTTCCTCAACTACTACCCTACTATCCTGTGGTACATTTTTGTGGGAGTGGCCTTGAGAAGGATTTTCCAAGAAAATGGTGGATTTAGAACCAGGATCAGGACTGGAGTGCCCCCTAGAG aaagaagaaacaggaaaagaaagaccCTCAACATGGAAAATGTTTCCAAAGAAAGTAAAGTCGAAGAGCAGGCCCCAGTGAAGAATGAGGAGGAAGCCCGTCCCATAGAAGGCGGTGAAGGCCAGCAGCCTGCTGGCAATGTTAGAGGGGGTTGGGTTCCACCTGTTCAGGATTTTGAAGAAGATATGCATGATAGGCTTGCCAATAACATTGATTTGATAGATGGAGAAGCAGATGACATGGAACGGTTCATGGAGGAGATGAGAGAGCTAAGGAGGAAAATTAGGGAACTTCAACTGAGATACAGTCTGCGCATCCTTATAGGGGACCCCCCTCACCATGATCATCATGATGAATTTTGCCTTATGCCTTGA